From Staphylococcus delphini, one genomic window encodes:
- a CDS encoding FUSC family protein — protein MLIPLLYGLIFNDFANALLATIGTFANIYVFKGTAISRLRSVTFASIALVLTMMFGTLTAGHTLLFGICLLIVAVVPHYIFVTLNIPGPSSTFFIIAFSLSSVMPIDPSAFLHRGLVVAVGGLFAILFVFIDIKVRPVRPEYTAVVQSFKSVQKMVESYNEQAKFSDMAKDTVQILMATSEILKTSHSKVIKRSSDAQRLMLLHRIAEGIYSELLELNAKGQRPIPAIIVEMASYVTGRVHDFAAPSEVWKKPVHVAPEFENLVNAMYKVDEVIGMPREQVEKQMIMQSPQYWKRLRYHLTPESMNFISTAKYTLILGVSIFVALIFDFERAYWIPLSAHTVLIGGTTVANIERAGARWIGTTVGVTIAALFLLFDPNIVMVVAVLCLSGAVTEMIIGANYALAMIAISMQVILLGGLAQGNLSAVIAMTRVMDTTIGIVITIAGVMLIGSRLASKRLPEIMAEVMRIEAQIFHCLFSETRYDIQAFKHHDRLRLKINIENMEAMYRFAYGELTSNKKRIQYFYPAMFILEQMNFKLLQAIEDPKRPSIDGTAIAQYLLAFENVAKLFERGQRAKQMIDLPEMARYAQLRRSLMQLQEIALYDYQYVKNPNLLRDND, from the coding sequence ATGCTGATTCCACTCTTATATGGCTTAATATTTAATGATTTTGCGAATGCTTTACTTGCAACAATCGGAACGTTTGCAAACATATATGTTTTTAAAGGAACTGCAATATCGCGTTTAAGATCTGTGACTTTTGCATCCATCGCATTAGTTTTAACGATGATGTTTGGGACTTTAACTGCGGGTCACACACTCCTATTTGGAATTTGTTTACTGATTGTAGCAGTCGTACCACACTATATTTTTGTTACTTTAAATATTCCTGGTCCTTCATCAACGTTCTTTATTATTGCATTCAGTTTATCGAGTGTAATGCCTATCGATCCTAGTGCATTTTTACATAGAGGTCTCGTTGTTGCAGTAGGGGGATTATTCGCAATTTTGTTTGTCTTTATTGATATTAAAGTAAGGCCTGTTCGACCTGAATATACTGCTGTTGTTCAATCCTTTAAAAGTGTACAAAAAATGGTTGAATCTTATAATGAGCAAGCGAAATTTAGTGATATGGCGAAAGATACAGTTCAAATTTTGATGGCGACTTCTGAAATATTAAAGACCTCACATTCTAAAGTTATTAAAAGATCAAGTGATGCGCAACGCTTAATGTTGTTGCATCGTATTGCAGAAGGTATTTACTCTGAATTATTAGAGTTGAATGCGAAAGGTCAGCGTCCCATTCCGGCGATAATTGTGGAAATGGCGAGTTATGTGACTGGACGTGTGCATGATTTTGCTGCGCCCTCGGAAGTATGGAAAAAGCCGGTTCATGTTGCACCTGAATTTGAAAATTTAGTAAATGCAATGTATAAGGTTGATGAAGTGATTGGTATGCCCCGTGAGCAAGTTGAAAAGCAAATGATTATGCAATCTCCACAGTATTGGAAAAGATTACGTTATCACTTAACACCTGAATCGATGAACTTTATATCTACAGCGAAGTATACTTTAATTTTAGGTGTTTCAATTTTTGTTGCGCTTATTTTTGATTTTGAGCGTGCCTATTGGATTCCCCTAAGTGCGCATACCGTGTTAATAGGGGGCACAACTGTGGCAAATATTGAACGTGCTGGTGCAAGATGGATTGGTACGACGGTTGGGGTGACCATTGCGGCATTGTTTTTATTATTTGACCCTAATATTGTGATGGTGGTTGCCGTTTTGTGTTTGAGTGGTGCGGTTACAGAGATGATTATCGGCGCAAACTATGCATTAGCAATGATTGCCATTTCAATGCAAGTGATTTTATTGGGCGGACTTGCACAAGGGAATTTGTCTGCTGTTATTGCGATGACACGAGTGATGGATACAACAATTGGTATTGTGATTACGATTGCTGGTGTGATGTTGATTGGGAGTCGCCTTGCTTCTAAACGTTTGCCAGAAATTATGGCTGAAGTGATGCGTATTGAAGCACAAATATTCCATTGCTTATTTTCGGAAACGCGTTATGATATCCAAGCATTTAAACATCATGATCGTTTGCGACTCAAAATCAATATCGAAAATATGGAAGCGATGTATCGTTTTGCTTATGGAGAGTTGACATCTAATAAAAAAAGAATACAATATTTTTATCCAGCTATGTTTATCCTCGAACAAATGAACTTTAAATTATTGCAGGCCATTGAAGACCCGAAACGTCCTTCGATTGATGGGACAGCGATAGCTCAATACTTATTGGCCTTTGAAAATGTGGCAAAACTTTTTGAGCGAGGACAAAGGGCAAAACAGATGATTGATTTGCCTGAGATGGCACGATATGCCCAATTAAGACGCTCACTCATGCAACTGCAAGAAATAGCGCTGTATGACTATCAATATGTGAAAAATCCCAACTTATTACGTGATAATGATTAA